One window of the Archangium primigenium genome contains the following:
- a CDS encoding HAMP domain-containing sensor histidine kinase, whose amino-acid sequence MIALVRTMLASSYPMVLTWGPSFLQFYNDAYSKLIGDKHPAALGLDIRITMAEAWDTLGPMIHQVMKTGVANWTPALLLLLDRAGYREESYFSVSHSPAEDDTGDIVGMFAVCSEVTEQVLGERRLRLLRDLASSAAGTRGVESGCRDVVTAIAGHPLDVPFALLYLRDAERGGFVRRGIVGLDEHAPVCPAHVDADEADRWWPLGRAAGGETVLIEDVERRVSLLGGRFQDPVRTAVALPIAASGQAAPLGVLVLGVSPNRALDESYRSFHELLVGQVSVALRNALAHEEERRRLEALAELDRAKTTFFSNISHEFRTPLTLMLGPTQDLLSGRAGALAPEVRSELEVIHRNAERLLRLVNSLLDFSRLGARRREASFAPRDFSALCTDLAGSFRSAVERAGLALHVDCPPLSQPVYLDEEAWEKVVLNLVSNAFKFTHAGTITVRTRQRDGRARLEVIDTGTGIPASELPRLFERFHRVKDARARTHEGSGIGLALVQELVALHGGHVSVESTEGKGTTFTVELPLGAGHLPAEQLEAARGQSSTATSARAYVEEALRWAEDEAPPPTRDSDLPRARVLLADDNADMRDYIRRLLSAEFEVEAVADGQAALESALAQPPDLVLSDVMMPRLDGVGLLRALRAAPHTRELPILLLSARAGEEATLEGLESGADDYLVKPFSARELLTRVRAHLDRLAMRREVVRERARVETLLEAVRARDDFLTLASHELKTPLTAFQLQLGAIVRGMNKASPHDIGERLETARRSARRLSHLVETLLDVSSLTPGRIRLEREPVDLSALVQDEVAAHEDEARRVGSNLLVHAAPSLGGRFDVQRMRQVLQHLLSNALKFGRGQPVELFLREEGARVTLAVVDHGIGIPEADRDRIFERFERAVPVRNYGGLGLGLWVMRQVIEAHEGSILIEETPGGGATFLIHLPRDTRGAGARTPAN is encoded by the coding sequence TTGATCGCCCTGGTGCGCACCATGCTCGCCTCGAGCTACCCCATGGTGCTCACCTGGGGGCCGTCCTTCCTCCAGTTCTACAACGACGCGTACTCGAAGCTCATCGGGGACAAGCACCCGGCGGCGCTCGGGCTGGACATCCGCATCACCATGGCCGAGGCGTGGGACACGCTCGGGCCGATGATCCACCAGGTGATGAAGACCGGGGTGGCCAACTGGACGCCCGCCCTGCTGCTGCTGCTCGATCGCGCGGGCTACCGGGAGGAGTCCTACTTCAGCGTCTCGCACTCGCCCGCCGAGGACGACACGGGCGACATCGTCGGCATGTTCGCCGTGTGCAGCGAGGTGACGGAGCAGGTGCTCGGCGAGCGGCGCCTGCGCCTGCTGCGCGACCTGGCCTCGAGCGCCGCCGGCACGCGCGGCGTGGAGTCGGGCTGCCGGGACGTCGTCACCGCCATCGCCGGACATCCCCTGGACGTGCCCTTCGCGCTGCTCTACCTGCGGGACGCGGAGCGCGGAGGCTTCGTGCGTCGGGGCATCGTCGGCCTGGACGAGCACGCCCCCGTCTGTCCCGCCCACGTGGACGCGGACGAGGCGGACCGCTGGTGGCCCCTGGGCCGCGCCGCGGGCGGGGAGACGGTGCTCATCGAGGACGTGGAGCGCCGGGTCTCGCTCTTGGGGGGGCGGTTCCAGGATCCCGTGCGCACGGCGGTGGCCCTGCCCATCGCCGCCTCGGGCCAGGCCGCGCCGCTCGGGGTGCTCGTGCTGGGGGTGAGCCCCAACCGGGCCCTCGACGAGAGCTACCGTTCCTTCCACGAGCTGCTCGTGGGCCAGGTGTCGGTGGCCCTGCGCAACGCGCTCGCCCATGAAGAGGAGCGCCGGCGGCTGGAGGCCCTGGCGGAGCTGGACCGGGCCAAGACGACCTTCTTCAGCAACATCAGCCACGAGTTCCGCACCCCGCTGACGCTCATGCTGGGGCCCACGCAGGACCTGCTGTCCGGACGCGCGGGCGCGCTCGCGCCGGAGGTGCGCTCGGAGCTGGAGGTCATCCACCGCAACGCCGAGCGCCTGCTGCGGCTCGTCAACTCGCTGCTGGACTTCTCGCGCCTGGGCGCGCGGCGGCGCGAGGCCAGCTTCGCCCCCCGGGACTTCTCCGCGTTGTGCACGGACCTGGCGGGCAGCTTCCGCTCGGCGGTGGAGCGCGCGGGCCTCGCCTTGCACGTGGACTGTCCGCCCCTGTCCCAGCCCGTCTACCTGGACGAGGAGGCATGGGAGAAGGTCGTCCTCAACCTCGTGTCCAACGCCTTCAAGTTCACCCACGCGGGCACCATCACCGTGCGCACGCGCCAGCGCGACGGCCGGGCCCGGCTCGAGGTGATCGACACGGGCACGGGCATCCCCGCCTCGGAGCTGCCGCGCCTCTTCGAGCGCTTCCACCGGGTGAAGGACGCCCGGGCCCGCACCCACGAGGGCTCGGGCATCGGCCTGGCGCTGGTGCAGGAGCTCGTGGCGCTGCACGGCGGCCACGTGTCGGTGGAGAGCACCGAGGGCAAGGGGACCACGTTCACCGTGGAGCTGCCCCTGGGCGCCGGGCACCTGCCCGCCGAGCAGCTCGAGGCGGCGCGTGGCCAGTCGTCCACCGCCACGAGCGCCCGCGCCTATGTCGAGGAGGCGCTGCGCTGGGCCGAGGACGAGGCGCCCCCGCCCACGCGGGACTCGGATCTGCCCCGGGCCCGGGTGCTGCTCGCGGACGACAACGCGGACATGCGCGACTACATCCGCCGGCTGCTGTCCGCCGAGTTCGAAGTGGAGGCGGTGGCCGACGGCCAGGCCGCCCTGGAGTCCGCGCTCGCCCAGCCGCCGGACCTGGTGCTCTCGGACGTGATGATGCCGCGCCTGGATGGCGTGGGGCTCCTGCGGGCGCTCCGGGCCGCGCCCCATACCCGCGAGCTGCCCATCCTCCTGCTCTCGGCCCGGGCGGGCGAGGAGGCCACGCTCGAGGGCCTCGAGTCCGGCGCGGACGACTACCTCGTCAAGCCCTTCTCCGCGCGGGAGCTGCTCACCCGGGTGCGCGCGCACCTGGACCGGCTCGCCATGCGCCGGGAGGTGGTGCGCGAGCGGGCCCGGGTGGAGACGCTGCTGGAGGCGGTGCGCGCGCGCGACGACTTCCTCACGCTGGCCTCGCACGAGCTGAAGACCCCGCTCACGGCCTTCCAGCTCCAGCTCGGCGCCATCGTGCGCGGGATGAACAAGGCCTCGCCCCACGACATCGGCGAGCGCCTGGAGACGGCGCGCCGCTCCGCGCGTCGGCTGTCCCACCTGGTGGAGACGCTGCTGGACGTGTCCAGCCTCACCCCGGGCCGCATCCGCCTGGAGCGCGAGCCGGTGGACCTGTCGGCGCTGGTCCAGGACGAGGTGGCGGCCCACGAGGACGAGGCCCGGCGCGTGGGCTCGAACCTGCTCGTCCACGCGGCGCCCTCCCTGGGTGGACGCTTCGACGTCCAGCGCATGCGGCAGGTGCTCCAACACCTGCTGTCCAACGCGCTGAAGTTCGGCCGGGGCCAGCCCGTGGAGCTGTTCCTCCGGGAGGAGGGCGCCCGGGTGACGCTCGCGGTCGTGGACCACGGCATCGGCATCCCCGAGGCCGACCGCGACCGCATCTTCGAGCGCTTCGAGCGGGCCGTGCCCGTGCGCAACTACGGAGGCCTGGGCCTGGGCTTGTGGGTGATGCGACAGGTGATCGAGGCCCACGAGGGCAGTATCCTGATCGAGGAGACGCCAGGGGGAGGGGCCACGTTCCTCATCCACCTGCCGCGCGACACGCGCGGGGCGGGCGCCCGCACTCCGGCGAACTGA
- a CDS encoding M1 family metallopeptidase: MNMRPLSMTALLLWSGLATGCRNDPAAEPEVPEVTDEAGTCASPRGTDLPECPRLCDARAQGEPPAAGADLSRDIRSTALNVKLDSLEATALIQVAGSSSDTLSLKVGSLRITGVSGRCGPLKYTVKDGQLDVGLPGWASSVRVDYVLQQSPDFDGYLPSGTSFIWPSFCGNLYPCHPALADGATFSLQLENVPAGKKAIYAESIPGDAPPYMLAWAVGDYTEKDLGRTTAGTQVAVWYLPGEEAATTEGTRHLKDAVDFYERRYGAYTFGGKVGSVSANWGAGAYGGMEHHPYWHVAADAMGDRLVHHHEAAHGWYGNGVRIQCWEDFVLSEGTSEYLTARAVRETEGEAAEAQVWSDWRTSLERAVSRGDTLALPDGTCNEIDILTHPLWSSIPYKKGAFFYRALEKQIGTAAMDQVLARFYQRHVGGAARMQQLLDLVKEETRFDPTPLANAWLRQLGIPAETP; this comes from the coding sequence ATGAACATGCGTCCCTTGTCGATGACGGCCCTCCTGCTCTGGAGTGGCCTTGCCACGGGCTGTCGGAACGACCCCGCTGCGGAGCCCGAGGTGCCCGAGGTCACCGACGAGGCCGGCACCTGCGCGAGCCCCCGGGGCACGGACTTGCCCGAGTGTCCGCGCCTCTGTGACGCCCGGGCCCAGGGCGAGCCCCCCGCGGCGGGCGCGGACCTGTCGCGAGACATCCGCTCCACCGCGCTGAACGTGAAGCTGGACTCGCTGGAGGCCACCGCGCTCATCCAGGTCGCGGGCTCGTCGAGCGACACCCTGTCCCTGAAGGTGGGCTCGCTGCGCATCACCGGGGTGAGTGGCCGCTGCGGCCCGCTGAAGTACACCGTGAAGGACGGACAGCTGGACGTGGGCCTGCCGGGGTGGGCGTCCTCGGTCCGCGTGGACTACGTGCTCCAGCAGTCGCCGGACTTCGACGGCTACCTGCCGAGCGGGACGAGCTTCATCTGGCCGTCCTTCTGCGGAAACCTCTACCCGTGCCACCCGGCGCTCGCCGATGGCGCCACGTTCTCGCTCCAGTTGGAGAACGTGCCCGCCGGGAAGAAGGCCATCTACGCCGAGTCCATTCCGGGCGACGCGCCGCCCTACATGCTCGCGTGGGCCGTGGGCGACTACACGGAGAAGGACCTGGGCCGCACCACCGCGGGCACCCAGGTGGCGGTCTGGTACCTGCCGGGCGAGGAGGCCGCGACCACCGAGGGCACGCGGCACCTCAAGGACGCGGTGGACTTCTACGAGCGGCGCTACGGCGCCTACACGTTCGGAGGCAAGGTGGGCTCGGTCTCGGCCAACTGGGGCGCGGGCGCCTACGGCGGCATGGAGCACCACCCGTACTGGCACGTGGCGGCGGACGCCATGGGGGACCGGCTCGTGCACCACCACGAGGCGGCCCACGGTTGGTACGGCAATGGCGTGCGCATCCAGTGCTGGGAGGACTTCGTCCTGTCCGAGGGCACCTCCGAGTACCTGACGGCGCGCGCGGTGCGCGAGACGGAAGGGGAGGCGGCCGAGGCCCAGGTGTGGAGCGACTGGCGCACGTCCCTGGAGCGGGCCGTGTCGCGCGGGGACACGCTGGCCCTGCCGGACGGCACCTGCAATGAGATCGACATCCTCACCCATCCGCTCTGGTCCTCCATCCCCTACAAGAAGGGCGCCTTCTTCTACCGGGCGCTGGAGAAGCAGATCGGCACGGCGGCGATGGACCAGGTGCTGGCGCGTTTCTACCAGCGGCACGTGGGCGGCGCGGCGCGCATGCAGCAGCTCTTGGATTTGGTGAAGGAAGAGACGCGCTTCGATCCCACGCCGCTGGCCAACGCGTGGCTGCGGCAGCTGGGCATCCCGGCGGAGACGCCGTAG